One genomic window of Numida meleagris isolate 19003 breed g44 Domestic line chromosome 1, NumMel1.0, whole genome shotgun sequence includes the following:
- the RPL3 gene encoding 60S ribosomal protein L3 — translation MSHRKFSAPRHGSLGFLPRKRSSRHRGKVKSFPKDDPSKPVHLTAFLGYKAGMTHIVREVDRPGSKVNKKEVVEAVTIVETPPMVIVGIVGYVQTPRGLRSFKTIFAEHISDECKRRFYKNWHKSKKKAFTKYCKKWQDEEGKKQLEKDFNSMKKYCQVIRVMAHTQMRLLPLRQKKSHLMEIQVNGGTVAEKVDWAREKLEQQIPVSSVFGQDEMIDVIGVTKGKGYKGVTSRWHTKKLPRKTHRGLRKVACIGAWHPARVAFSVARAGQKGYHHRTEINKKIYKIGQGYQIKDGKLIKNNASTDYDLSDKSINPLGGFVHYGEVTNDFIMLKGCVVGTKKRVLTLRKSLLVQTKRRALEKIDLKFIDTTSKFGHGRFQTAEEKKSFMGPLKKDRIAKEEAA, via the exons ATG tcTCACCGCAAATTCTCAGCCCCCAGGCATGGCTCCCTGGGCTTCCTGCCCCGTAAgcgcagcagcaggcacaggggCAAGGTGAAGAGCTTTCCCAAAGATGATCCCAGCAAGCCTGTCCATCTCACTGCCTTCTTGGGGTACAAAGCTGGGATGACCCACATTGTCCGTGAAGTCGACAGACCTGGATCCA AGGTGAACAAGAAGGAGGTGGTTGAGGCAGTCACTATAGTAGAGACTCCTCCCATGGTCATTGTGGGCATCGTGGGCTATGTGCAGACTCCACGTGGTCTCCGCAGCTTCAAGACCATCTTTGCTGAGCACATCAGCGATGAGTGTAAGCGTCGCTTCTACAAGAACTG GCACAAGTCCAAGAAGAAGGCCTTCACCAAGTACTGCAAGAAATGGCAAGATGAGGAGGGCAAAAAGCAGTTGGAGAAAGATTTCAATAGCATGAAGAAATACTGCCAGGTTATTAGAGTCATGGCTCACACTCAG atgCGTCTACTTCCCCTGAGACAGAAGAAGTCTCACCTGATGGAGATCCAGGTGAATGGTGGCACTGTTGCTGAGAAAGTGGATTGGGCTCGGGAGAAGCTGGAACAGCAGATCCCTGTGTCAAGTGTCTTTGGCCAGGATGAGATGATAGATGTCATTGGAGTCACCAAGGGCAAGGGGTATAAAG GTGTTACCAGCCGTTGGCACACCAAGAAGCTGCCCCGCAAGACTCACAGGGGTCTGCGCAAGGTGGCCTGTATTGGTGCATGGCATCCTGCTCGTGTGGCATTCTCTGTGGCCCGTGCTGGTCAGAAGGGGTATCACCATCGTACCGAAATCAATAAGAAAATCTACAAGATTGGCCAGGGTTACCAAATCAAGGATGGAAAGCTGATCAAAAACAATGCTTCAACTGATTATGATTTGTCTGACAAGAGCATTAACCCTCTG GGTGGCTTTGTCCACTACGGTGAGGTGACCAATGACTTCATCATGCTGAAAGGCTGCGTTGTTGGGACCAAGAAGAGAGTCCTAACCCTGCGCAAG tccCTGCTTGTGCAGACCAAGCGCCGGGCCCTGGAGAAGATTGACCTGAAGTTCATTGACACAACCTCCAAATTTGGTCATGGCCGCTTCCAGACAGCCGAGGAAAAGAAGTCTTTCATG ggACCACTCAAGAAAGATCGTATTGCAAAAGAGGAGGCAGCTTAA